From a single Photobacterium gaetbulicola Gung47 genomic region:
- a CDS encoding hypothetical protein (COG3584): MKKAVLVLFLAVMTMSWLTPAMAAVQGKSYKVTATAYNSVRAQTNSNPTIAAWGDRLKPGMKAIAVSRDLLGQGFKRGTVVKISGLPGEYVVLDKMNKRWRNKIDIYMGQDVKAARNWGRRNVTITVVRS; this comes from the coding sequence ATGAAAAAAGCTGTACTAGTACTTTTTTTAGCCGTGATGACGATGAGCTGGCTCACGCCGGCGATGGCCGCTGTCCAGGGCAAGTCATACAAGGTCACGGCAACAGCCTACAACTCAGTTCGGGCCCAGACTAATTCCAACCCCACGATAGCAGCCTGGGGGGATCGGCTGAAACCGGGCATGAAGGCGATTGCGGTTTCCCGGGATCTGCTGGGACAGGGCTTCAAGCGCGGCACCGTGGTCAAGATCTCCGGCCTACCGGGTGAATATGTGGTGCTGGACAAGATGAATAAGCGATGGCGCAACAAGATTGATATCTACATGGGACAGGATGTCAAAGCCGCAAGGAACTGGGGCCGCCGCAACGTGACGATTACGGTTGTGAGATCATAA
- a CDS encoding putative bioH protein (COG0596) produces the protein MTAQLHWQTEGQGSDLLLIHGWGMNGAVWQQVLPVLAQHYRVHVVDLPGYGHSRHHPAADVDEMADMLLAQAPAQATWLGWSLGGLVATAAALQAPGRVQQLVTVASSPRFAAEETWRGIKPQVLDEFRRQLDLDFRATIERFMALQAMGSRTARQDIRQLKEAVLSRPEPNPAALALGLDILARVDLRPELAAVSPPWLRLYGRLDSLVPAKVARDLDQLAPQSQRHVFAGASHAPFISHPDEFIDTLKAFTG, from the coding sequence ATGACAGCACAGCTTCACTGGCAAACGGAAGGGCAAGGTTCCGATCTACTTCTCATTCATGGCTGGGGTATGAACGGAGCCGTGTGGCAGCAGGTCTTGCCAGTGCTTGCCCAGCATTACCGGGTGCATGTGGTGGATCTGCCGGGTTACGGCCATAGCCGCCACCATCCGGCTGCCGATGTCGACGAGATGGCCGATATGCTACTGGCGCAAGCCCCAGCGCAGGCGACTTGGCTCGGTTGGTCGCTGGGCGGCTTGGTTGCGACAGCTGCGGCATTGCAGGCTCCGGGCAGGGTACAGCAACTGGTAACCGTAGCGAGCTCGCCGCGGTTTGCAGCCGAAGAGACCTGGCGCGGGATCAAGCCTCAAGTGCTGGACGAGTTCCGCCGCCAGCTCGATCTCGATTTCAGAGCCACCATCGAGCGCTTTATGGCCCTGCAGGCAATGGGGAGCCGGACGGCCCGGCAGGATATCCGCCAGCTCAAGGAGGCGGTGCTGTCCCGTCCCGAACCCAACCCGGCTGCGCTGGCGCTTGGGTTGGATATCTTGGCCCGGGTCGATTTGCGCCCCGAACTGGCGGCAGTCTCGCCGCCGTGGCTGCGGCTCTACGGCCGGCTCGATAGCCTGGTACCGGCAAAGGTCGCCCGCGATCTAGACCAGCTCGCCCCGCAGTCACAGCGGCATGTGTTTGCGGGTGCTTCCCATGCGCCGTTTATCTCCCATCCTGATGAATTTATCGATACGCTAAAAGCGTTTACGGGGTAA
- a CDS encoding putative DNA-damage-inducible protein F (COG0534), producing MDFVHGGFLFGAQHQIITGWLSKVEVVVLQALRDRTLHRQVYALALPMVLSNITVPLLGLVDAAVIGHLEHAWYLGGVAVGGTMINVTFWLLGFLRMATTGLSAQAYGASDREAQATVFIQGMALAWLMALVLMVFHQPVAELIFHFSSASSEVKTYAEQYFSIRIWGAPAALANFVIMGWLLGTQNAKLPMWLLIVTNLVNIGLDVLFVLGFGWKVQGAAAASVLAEYSGLILGLWFVSRQWRAHALPVLRSKLGCVWQGIGRLLKLNRDIFLRSLCLQLTFTFMTFQGATLGDNVVAANAVLMSFLMLVSYAMDGFAYAMEAMVGKAIGARNRDELGRSLVGTTFWSLVISLVLTLVFAVFGRGIIGLISDIPAVQHEASLYLPWLAAVPLVAMWCFLLDGIFIGATRGREMRNSMFVATCCYFIIWWLLSGLGNHALWGAMIGFMAMRGVGLALIFAYQWKKNIFLQVANANR from the coding sequence GTGGATTTTGTCCATGGGGGCTTTTTATTTGGCGCTCAACACCAGATAATCACGGGCTGGCTTTCGAAAGTTGAGGTTGTTGTGCTGCAAGCGTTGCGAGATAGAACATTGCACCGTCAGGTGTATGCCCTGGCTCTGCCGATGGTGTTGTCGAATATTACGGTTCCCCTGCTGGGGCTGGTTGATGCGGCAGTGATCGGGCACCTTGAGCATGCTTGGTACCTTGGCGGGGTCGCTGTCGGCGGGACCATGATCAACGTGACGTTCTGGCTGCTGGGCTTCTTGCGGATGGCAACTACCGGGCTCAGCGCCCAAGCTTACGGGGCATCGGATCGCGAGGCGCAGGCGACAGTCTTCATTCAAGGTATGGCCCTGGCCTGGTTGATGGCCTTGGTGCTGATGGTGTTCCACCAGCCTGTTGCCGAGCTGATTTTTCACTTCAGCTCAGCCAGCAGTGAAGTGAAAACCTATGCCGAGCAATATTTCTCTATTCGGATCTGGGGTGCACCGGCGGCACTGGCCAATTTTGTTATCATGGGCTGGCTGCTCGGTACCCAGAATGCCAAGCTGCCGATGTGGCTGCTGATCGTGACCAATCTGGTTAATATCGGTCTGGATGTGCTGTTTGTCCTTGGCTTTGGCTGGAAGGTCCAGGGGGCGGCAGCGGCATCGGTACTGGCGGAGTACAGTGGGCTGATCTTGGGATTGTGGTTTGTTTCCCGTCAGTGGCGAGCTCATGCGCTGCCGGTACTGCGCAGTAAGCTGGGGTGTGTGTGGCAGGGCATCGGTAGGCTGCTCAAACTCAACCGGGATATCTTCCTGCGCAGCCTGTGTCTGCAGTTGACTTTCACCTTCATGACTTTCCAGGGGGCTACGCTGGGCGATAATGTGGTGGCGGCCAATGCCGTACTGATGAGCTTCCTGATGCTGGTTTCGTATGCCATGGATGGGTTTGCCTATGCCATGGAGGCAATGGTCGGTAAGGCGATTGGGGCCCGAAACCGTGATGAATTAGGACGCAGCCTGGTGGGAACCACTTTCTGGAGCCTGGTGATCTCATTGGTACTGACCTTAGTGTTTGCGGTGTTCGGACGTGGCATTATCGGTTTGATTTCGGATATCCCGGCGGTACAGCACGAGGCGTCGCTGTATCTGCCATGGTTGGCCGCCGTCCCTCTGGTTGCCATGTGGTGCTTCTTGCTCGATGGCATCTTCATCGGCGCGACGCGGGGGCGCGAGATGCGTAATAGTATGTTTGTCGCAACCTGCTGTTATTTCATTATTTGGTGGCTGCTGTCCGGCCTTGGCAATCATGCCCTCTGGGGGGCGATGATCGGGTTTATGGCAATGCGCGGGGTCGGCCTGGCACTGATATTTGCTTACCAATGGAAAAAAAATATTTTCCTGCAAGTGGCTAATGCAAACAGATAG
- a CDS encoding protoheme IX farnesyltransferase (COG0109), with translation MAKSQVVAKGGYKPLSSVRVWQDYLTMTKPKVVAMLLLTALVGMCLAVPGIPPLKAVVFGLVGIGLQSAAAAAFNHVLDRRFDAKMARTYHRPLAKGRVETHKAVAFACVLMVAGFVVLWQLNALTAWLTFASLIGYAVVYTIWLKHATPQNIVIGGLAGAAPPLLGWTAVTGELHSHALLLVMLVFTWTPPHFWALAIHRRDDYAKAGIPMLPVTHGIGYTKTMVLLYTLMLALVGLLPWLTGMSGWLYLIGSSALNLGFIGYAVKLKFADEPGHAWATFKYSIWHLLALFVVLLADHWLAALLI, from the coding sequence ATGGCAAAGAGTCAGGTTGTAGCAAAGGGGGGCTATAAGCCCCTGTCATCGGTAAGGGTGTGGCAGGACTACCTGACCATGACCAAGCCCAAAGTGGTTGCCATGCTGTTGCTGACAGCATTGGTCGGGATGTGCTTGGCCGTGCCGGGGATCCCGCCACTTAAGGCGGTGGTGTTCGGGCTGGTGGGGATCGGCCTGCAGTCGGCCGCCGCCGCGGCCTTCAATCATGTGCTGGATCGCCGTTTTGATGCCAAGATGGCGAGGACTTACCATCGTCCGCTGGCGAAGGGGAGGGTCGAAACGCACAAGGCGGTGGCTTTTGCCTGTGTGTTGATGGTCGCCGGGTTTGTGGTACTGTGGCAGCTCAATGCCTTGACCGCCTGGCTGACGTTTGCCAGCCTGATCGGCTATGCCGTGGTCTATACCATCTGGCTGAAGCATGCCACGCCGCAGAACATTGTGATCGGCGGCCTGGCTGGCGCCGCCCCGCCCTTGCTCGGGTGGACCGCCGTTACCGGTGAGCTGCACTCCCACGCATTATTGCTGGTGATGCTGGTTTTCACCTGGACTCCTCCCCATTTCTGGGCTCTGGCTATCCACCGCCGGGATGATTATGCCAAGGCGGGGATCCCGATGCTGCCAGTCACCCACGGTATAGGCTATACCAAGACCATGGTGCTTCTTTACACCTTGATGCTGGCCTTGGTCGGGTTACTACCTTGGCTAACCGGGATGAGCGGCTGGCTATACCTGATAGGAAGCAGCGCGCTCAATCTTGGTTTCATCGGCTATGCCGTGAAGCTCAAGTTTGCCGATGAGCCCGGCCATGCATGGGCAACCTTCAAGTATTCGATCTGGCATTTGCTGGCACTGTTTGTGGTGTTGCTGGCCGATCATTGGCTGGCGGCCCTGCTGATTTAG
- a CDS encoding hypothetical protein (COG2183) encodes MSNTINQMIANELNVRQEQVTAAITLLDDGNTVPFVARYRKEVTGGLDDTQLRNLESRLGYLRELEDRRQVIIKSITEQGKLTAELEAAIKGADSKTRLEDLYLPYKPKRRTKGQIAIEAGIEPLADSLWSDPSQIPEDSAAAYVDADKGFADTKAVLDGARAILMERFAEDATLLEKIRRHLLSQAELTSRVVEGKEQEGAKFKDYFEYNELFKNIPSHRALALFRGRNEGFLQISLNADPNQEEGVRGSYCEVMIADHLGVKLGTQPADTWRKQVISWAWRIKIAMHLETELMAALREKAEDGAMQVFADNLKDLLMAAPAGPRVTLALDPGLRTGCKVAVVDATGKLLDTATIYPHTARARVAEAEATLLALLNKHNVDLIAIGNGTASRETDSFVATLLKDNNLKIQSVMVSEAGASVYSASELAANEFPQLDVSLRGAVSIGRRLQDPLAELVKIDPKSIGVGQYQHDVSQSMLAKRLDAVVEDCVNAVGVDVNTASPALLTRVAGLNGTIAQNIVNYRDENGRFDSRTTLKKVARLGPKAFEQCAGFLRIMGGKNPLDSSAVHPESYAVVKNIAAANDKALDAIIGNTEFLRSIKAADYTDEKFGLPTVTDIISELDKPGRDPRPEFKTATFAEGVNEVKDLIPGMVLEGVITNVTNFGAFVDVGVHQDGLVHISALSDKFVSDPREVVKAGDIVKVKVMEVDLQRNRIGMSMRLGDEPGQDSKPARKPQQTRPQGNSRNQSSRQRQDRQSGNSAMGGAFAAAFANAKKK; translated from the coding sequence ATGAGCAATACGATCAACCAGATGATTGCCAATGAGCTGAATGTTCGCCAAGAACAAGTCACGGCCGCAATCACTTTGCTCGATGACGGTAATACCGTGCCTTTCGTGGCCCGTTACCGTAAGGAAGTGACCGGCGGGCTGGATGATACCCAGCTCCGCAACCTGGAATCTCGCCTCGGCTACCTGCGCGAGCTCGAAGACCGTCGCCAGGTGATCATCAAGTCCATTACCGAGCAGGGCAAGCTAACCGCCGAGCTCGAAGCGGCGATCAAAGGTGCCGACAGCAAGACCCGCCTTGAAGATCTCTATCTGCCCTACAAGCCCAAGCGCCGTACCAAAGGGCAAATCGCCATTGAAGCAGGCATTGAGCCGTTGGCCGACTCGCTATGGAGCGATCCGAGCCAGATACCGGAAGACAGTGCCGCTGCCTATGTCGATGCCGACAAGGGCTTTGCCGATACCAAGGCCGTGCTCGACGGTGCCCGCGCTATCTTGATGGAACGTTTTGCCGAAGATGCGACCCTGCTGGAGAAAATCCGCCGCCACCTACTCTCCCAAGCCGAACTGACCTCGCGCGTAGTGGAAGGCAAGGAGCAAGAAGGCGCCAAGTTCAAAGACTATTTCGAGTACAACGAACTATTCAAGAATATTCCTTCCCACCGCGCCTTGGCCTTGTTCCGCGGTCGCAACGAAGGCTTTTTGCAGATCAGCCTCAACGCCGATCCAAACCAGGAAGAAGGCGTGCGCGGCTCCTACTGCGAAGTGATGATTGCCGACCACCTCGGTGTGAAACTGGGTACCCAGCCGGCTGATACCTGGCGCAAGCAGGTGATCAGCTGGGCATGGCGGATCAAGATTGCCATGCACCTGGAAACCGAGCTGATGGCAGCACTGAGGGAAAAAGCCGAAGACGGCGCCATGCAGGTGTTTGCCGACAACTTGAAAGACTTACTGATGGCCGCGCCTGCCGGCCCGCGTGTCACGCTGGCGCTTGACCCGGGCCTGCGTACCGGCTGTAAGGTGGCGGTTGTCGATGCGACCGGCAAGCTGCTGGATACCGCCACAATCTACCCGCACACCGCCCGTGCCCGGGTGGCCGAAGCCGAAGCCACCTTGCTGGCACTGCTGAACAAGCACAACGTTGATTTGATTGCGATCGGTAACGGTACTGCTTCACGTGAAACAGACAGCTTTGTGGCCACCCTGCTCAAGGACAACAACCTCAAGATCCAGAGCGTAATGGTCAGTGAAGCAGGCGCATCGGTTTACTCGGCGTCAGAGCTGGCTGCCAACGAATTCCCGCAACTGGATGTATCACTGCGCGGCGCGGTGTCTATCGGTCGCCGCCTGCAAGACCCGCTGGCCGAGCTGGTGAAGATCGATCCGAAATCCATCGGTGTGGGCCAGTACCAGCATGATGTCAGCCAGAGCATGCTGGCCAAGCGCCTGGATGCCGTGGTCGAGGACTGCGTAAACGCCGTCGGCGTTGATGTGAATACCGCATCCCCTGCGCTACTAACCCGCGTGGCTGGCCTGAACGGCACCATCGCCCAGAACATCGTGAACTACCGTGATGAGAACGGCCGGTTCGACAGCCGCACCACGCTGAAGAAAGTCGCGCGCCTCGGGCCGAAGGCATTCGAGCAGTGTGCCGGTTTCCTGCGTATCATGGGGGGCAAGAACCCGCTTGATAGCTCGGCGGTTCACCCTGAGTCCTATGCCGTGGTCAAGAACATCGCCGCAGCCAACGACAAGGCGCTCGATGCCATTATCGGCAACACCGAGTTCCTACGCAGCATCAAGGCCGCTGACTATACCGATGAGAAATTCGGTCTGCCGACGGTAACCGATATCATCAGCGAGCTCGACAAGCCGGGCCGCGATCCGCGCCCGGAATTCAAGACTGCCACCTTCGCCGAAGGGGTCAACGAGGTTAAAGATCTGATCCCGGGTATGGTGCTGGAAGGGGTGATCACCAACGTCACCAACTTCGGGGCCTTTGTCGATGTCGGTGTCCATCAGGATGGCCTGGTACATATCTCCGCGCTGTCGGACAAGTTCGTGTCTGACCCGCGCGAAGTGGTCAAGGCCGGTGATATCGTCAAGGTCAAGGTGATGGAAGTCGATCTGCAACGCAACCGAATCGGGATGTCGATGCGCCTGGGCGACGAGCCAGGCCAGGACAGCAAGCCGGCCCGCAAACCGCAGCAAACCCGTCCTCAGGGCAACTCGCGCAACCAATCGTCTCGCCAGCGCCAAGACCGTCAGTCGGGCAACAGCGCGATGGGCGGGGCTTTTGCTGCCGCGTTTGCCAACGCCAAGAAGAAGTAA
- a CDS encoding amidophosphoribosyltransferase-like protein (COG1040) has product MVSLFTQFTNLLRRYHRCQLCQQPSDGGHPLWCSHCLARFPCPPYCHHCGNTLLAHASHCGQCLGRANPWQRFYRAGEYHFPLRQLIHQLKFQRKFWLAQPLGELLARQIDDPAPLLLPIPLHPLRRLSRGFNQSSLIAQAVAQQTGSRLDTRLLRRQRYTPPQHRLSRAQRQHNLDSAFRLTSRCSLPPHVALVDDVVTTGATVAEAATLLRQHGVARIDIYCLSYTPP; this is encoded by the coding sequence ATGGTATCGCTATTCACCCAATTCACCAACCTTCTCCGCCGCTACCATCGCTGCCAGCTTTGTCAGCAGCCCAGTGACGGCGGCCATCCCCTGTGGTGCAGCCATTGCCTTGCTCGCTTTCCGTGCCCGCCCTACTGCCACCATTGCGGCAACACCCTGCTGGCACACGCCAGCCACTGCGGCCAGTGCCTGGGCCGGGCCAATCCCTGGCAGCGCTTCTACCGTGCCGGCGAATACCACTTCCCGCTGCGCCAGCTGATCCACCAGCTCAAATTCCAGCGCAAGTTCTGGTTGGCCCAGCCACTGGGCGAACTGCTGGCAAGACAGATTGACGATCCGGCCCCACTACTGCTGCCCATCCCCTTGCATCCACTCCGCCGGCTGAGCCGGGGCTTCAACCAGAGCAGCCTCATCGCCCAGGCCGTGGCCCAGCAGACCGGCAGCCGGCTCGATACCCGGCTGCTCAGGCGCCAGCGCTACACCCCGCCCCAGCATCGACTCAGCAGAGCACAGCGCCAGCATAACCTCGATAGCGCGTTTCGCCTGACCAGCAGATGCTCCCTGCCGCCCCATGTCGCCCTCGTCGATGATGTCGTCACCACCGGCGCTACCGTTGCAGAGGCGGCGACCCTACTGCGCCAACACGGCGTCGCACGGATCGACATCTACTGCCTCAGCTATACCCCACCGTAA
- a CDS encoding putative DNA uptake protein (COG0316,COG0694): MITISENAQQHFGKLLAQQPEGTNIRVFVVNPGTQNAECGVSYCPPEAVEASDTEIKFDLFSAFVDELSLPFLEDAEIDFVTDKMGSQLTLKAPNAKVRKVADDASLMERVDYVIQTQVNPQLAGHGGHVSLSEITEDGVAILQFGGGCNGCSMVDVTLKEGIEKELLAQFAGELTGVRDVTEHARGEHSYY; the protein is encoded by the coding sequence ATGATTACTATTTCTGAGAATGCTCAACAGCACTTCGGCAAACTTCTGGCCCAACAACCAGAAGGGACAAACATCCGTGTATTCGTGGTAAACCCAGGTACGCAAAATGCAGAGTGCGGCGTGTCCTACTGTCCACCGGAAGCTGTGGAAGCCAGTGACACCGAAATCAAATTCGACCTTTTCTCTGCTTTCGTCGATGAGCTGAGCCTACCGTTCCTTGAAGATGCCGAGATTGATTTTGTCACCGACAAAATGGGTTCGCAGCTAACACTTAAAGCACCGAATGCCAAAGTACGCAAAGTAGCTGATGACGCATCGCTGATGGAGCGTGTCGACTATGTGATCCAAACTCAGGTCAACCCACAGCTTGCAGGCCACGGTGGTCACGTATCACTGTCTGAAATCACCGAAGATGGGGTGGCGATCCTACAGTTCGGCGGTGGCTGCAATGGCTGCTCGATGGTTGACGTGACCTTGAAAGAAGGTATCGAAAAAGAGCTACTGGCCCAGTTCGCCGGCGAACTTACTGGCGTACGTGATGTGACTGAACACGCCCGTGGCGAGCACTCTTACTACTGA
- a CDS encoding transcription elongation factor GreB (COG0782) gives MVDYSPQQDGKVFFGAWVEIENDEGETKSFRIVGPDEIYGRNDYISIDSPMARALLKKEVDDDVEVNTPAGKKEWFVNSIRYR, from the coding sequence GTGGTTGACTACTCACCGCAGCAAGACGGCAAGGTGTTCTTCGGTGCCTGGGTCGAAATCGAGAACGACGAAGGCGAAACCAAATCTTTCCGCATTGTCGGCCCGGATGAGATCTACGGCCGCAACGACTATATTTCGATTGACTCCCCCATGGCCCGGGCGCTGCTGAAAAAAGAAGTCGATGACGACGTCGAAGTCAATACGCCAGCGGGCAAAAAAGAATGGTTCGTCAACAGTATCCGCTACCGATAA
- a CDS encoding phage integrase family protein (COG4974), whose translation MSFVIKRGVNYKAGKGRPSFRFPALLTESGLLISHLRFLHENRYKSQSWLERNTFAVELLLKFLERQVSSFSSATELLRGFVEALQFGTIQDGKDNSGLFWSPRRNEDVNVLLRHITDYCDYLDSIHGTNLPKLNPLRKSTYAEERMQWCAYYRRHSRSFLNHLVKPSTQQLSLARKIRGPERHFVDVEAVYRFPEDRIEDLLLHGFVSASGEPDYASQLIVMLMHFGGLRMSECFHIYTDDISIDPKSGSALISVYHPSNGKSPDERFSKRREYLAHKYRLKPRNEYSRSHRLYAGWKGPLLTNINLSFDVMFYPASKAVEFTLLLQKYLSTRPVSEFPFLFVNSKGNPESKKNFHQKHNRAVQRIGLEPCKSLGTTPHAHRHAYGYRLGQGGFSQLEIQKAMHHKSPDSCLVYLKPSDDEVRQQMRSAH comes from the coding sequence ATGAGTTTCGTGATAAAGCGAGGAGTGAACTACAAAGCTGGGAAAGGTCGGCCTTCGTTTCGCTTTCCGGCGCTTTTGACTGAGAGTGGTTTGCTGATTTCTCACTTGAGGTTTTTGCATGAGAATCGTTACAAGTCTCAATCATGGCTGGAGCGCAATACCTTTGCTGTAGAGCTTCTTTTAAAATTTTTAGAGCGCCAAGTATCAAGCTTTTCATCAGCCACAGAGTTATTAAGAGGGTTTGTTGAAGCATTACAGTTTGGAACAATTCAAGACGGAAAAGATAACTCTGGTTTGTTCTGGTCTCCTCGAAGAAATGAAGACGTTAATGTTCTCCTTCGTCATATTACTGATTATTGCGACTACTTAGACAGTATCCATGGAACTAATCTACCGAAGCTGAACCCTTTAAGAAAATCGACTTATGCAGAAGAACGTATGCAGTGGTGTGCTTACTACAGAAGGCATAGCCGTAGCTTTCTGAATCACTTAGTGAAACCATCGACACAACAGCTTTCACTTGCAAGAAAAATTCGCGGACCTGAAAGACATTTTGTTGATGTTGAAGCGGTATATCGCTTCCCTGAAGACCGAATTGAAGACTTACTTTTACATGGGTTTGTTTCTGCGTCAGGAGAGCCGGATTATGCTAGTCAGTTGATCGTAATGCTAATGCATTTCGGTGGGCTGCGAATGTCAGAGTGTTTCCACATATATACCGATGATATATCAATAGATCCCAAGTCAGGCTCTGCTCTTATATCTGTTTACCATCCAAGTAACGGAAAGTCTCCTGACGAACGTTTCAGTAAACGAAGAGAGTATTTAGCTCATAAATACCGACTTAAACCCCGAAATGAGTATTCGAGAAGTCATAGACTCTACGCTGGCTGGAAAGGACCTTTACTTACAAATATTAACCTGTCTTTTGATGTGATGTTTTATCCAGCAAGTAAAGCTGTTGAGTTTACTCTGTTACTACAAAAATATCTTTCGACTAGACCAGTTTCAGAATTTCCTTTCCTATTTGTTAACTCAAAAGGTAATCCAGAGAGTAAGAAAAATTTCCATCAAAAGCATAACAGAGCCGTTCAACGAATTGGGCTCGAGCCCTGCAAATCGTTAGGGACAACCCCACATGCACATCGCCATGCCTACGGCTATCGATTGGGGCAAGGAGGTTTTTCTCAGCTAGAAATTCAAAAAGCGATGCATCATAAAAGCCCTGATAGTTGTTTGGTCTACTTGAAACCTTCAGACGACGAGGTTCGTCAGCAAATGAGAAGCGCTCACTGA